A part of Aspergillus flavus chromosome 1, complete sequence genomic DNA contains:
- a CDS encoding cytochrome oxidase c subunit VIb-domain-containing protein, whose amino-acid sequence MGWLPWSSDSKNTASDGGRIAPDRSSRQKCWEGRDLFFSCLDDNNILDAIKEDKEARRKCGKEIAEFESACSKAWVKYFKEKRVMEYNRDKTIERIKKEDAAKVQDLKAQGWNPR is encoded by the exons ATGGGCTGGCTACCCTGGTCCTCCGACTCGAAGAACACCGCTTCCGATGGAGGCCGCATAGCCCCCGATCGGTCCTCTCGACAAAAGTGCTGGGAGGGTCGCGACCTGTTTTTCTCTTGCTTAGACGACAATAATATCCTGGACGCAATCAAGGAGGATAAGGAAGCGCGACGAAAATGCGGGAAAGAAATTGCGGAGTTTGAGTCGGCTTGTTCAAAGGCTTGG GTCAAATATTTTAAGGAAAAGCGGGTAATGGAATACAACCGAGATAAGACAATTGAGCGgatcaagaaggaggatgCAGCAAAGGTTCAGGACTTGAAGGCACAGGGATGGAACCCTCGGTAA